In Anaeromusa acidaminophila DSM 3853, a single window of DNA contains:
- a CDS encoding twin-arginine translocase TatA/TatE family subunit, translating into MFNIGLPELFVVLVIVLITFGPAKLPEISRALGKSVRDFKAASDQVKEEVRHTASLTTPTEKEKL; encoded by the coding sequence ATGTTTAACATAGGGCTACCGGAGCTTTTCGTCGTGCTGGTAATCGTACTGATTACTTTTGGACCCGCCAAGCTGCCGGAAATTTCCCGGGCTTTGGGGAAAAGTGTTCGGGATTTTAAAGCCGCCTCGGATCAGGTGAAAGAGGAAGTGCGTCACACTGCTTCCCTGACAACGCCAACAGAAAAAGAAAAACTGTAA
- a CDS encoding sensor histidine kinase, translating into MARPLRYQIWSRHIGIIILALLLAFVGSFMLIRQYVLEQRTADLVRKGTELSLLVAASRQQEDGYRELRQLVEVVDPFLDARIWVVDRQGGILALSGDMMPPAAGGGMHLNHSDAMPHGRGMMQGGQGPGQGPGQGLGRGLMRQGGARLAGPLQEVLQGKIVQRTFFHDFYQEQMLVVAVPVPGAEAGSTDGAVILHVPLQGVEEWLQRVRWHLGVVAVICLLASLLVGQRLSRQIARPLESLRQATQHIAGGEYHRRVPVEGPAELADVAQSFNAMAASLEQSALEMEKQEGLRRDFVANVSHELRTPLTIIRGYNEALADGTAAEQQRQQYHALIRDEALRLERLIADLLDISRLRAGVVEMEKERILLENLVDGVVQLVQKLAQEKGLLLETKLSEGLFVYGDGDRLTQLLLILLDNALRHTEQGAVRIESGYGADGRAFLRVSDTGHGIPAEALPYIWERFYKVDKAHSRDGGGTGLGLAVAKEIMNLHGIDVEAASTVGEGTSFTLRFPSLQD; encoded by the coding sequence GTGGCCAGACCATTGCGTTATCAAATTTGGTCCCGTCATATCGGTATTATTATTTTGGCCTTGCTTTTGGCCTTTGTCGGTTCATTCATGCTGATCCGTCAGTATGTATTAGAGCAGCGTACGGCGGATTTAGTGCGGAAGGGGACGGAACTGAGTCTTTTAGTGGCGGCTTCGCGGCAGCAAGAAGACGGTTATCGGGAACTGCGGCAGTTGGTAGAGGTAGTGGATCCGTTTTTGGATGCCCGTATTTGGGTAGTGGATCGTCAGGGCGGAATTTTGGCTTTGTCTGGCGACATGATGCCTCCGGCTGCAGGAGGGGGCATGCATTTGAATCATAGCGACGCTATGCCTCATGGTCGAGGTATGATGCAGGGCGGCCAGGGACCAGGACAGGGACCAGGTCAGGGATTAGGGCGCGGTCTGATGAGGCAAGGCGGCGCGCGGTTGGCTGGGCCGTTGCAGGAGGTGTTGCAGGGGAAAATTGTCCAGCGCACTTTTTTTCATGACTTCTATCAAGAACAAATGCTGGTGGTTGCGGTGCCGGTGCCTGGAGCGGAAGCTGGAAGTACAGACGGCGCTGTTATTTTGCATGTACCCTTGCAGGGCGTAGAGGAGTGGCTGCAGCGGGTGCGGTGGCATTTGGGGGTTGTAGCGGTTATCTGCTTGCTGGCGTCGTTGCTGGTTGGACAGCGCTTAAGCCGGCAGATTGCGCGTCCTTTGGAAAGCTTGCGCCAAGCGACGCAACATATTGCTGGCGGCGAGTACCATCGCCGAGTTCCGGTAGAAGGCCCGGCGGAGTTGGCGGATGTGGCGCAAAGCTTCAACGCCATGGCGGCCAGCCTAGAGCAATCCGCCTTGGAAATGGAAAAGCAGGAAGGGCTGAGAAGGGATTTTGTGGCGAATGTGTCCCATGAACTGCGTACGCCGTTGACTATTATCCGAGGCTACAATGAGGCGCTGGCGGATGGTACGGCGGCAGAGCAGCAGCGCCAGCAATACCATGCCTTGATTCGTGACGAGGCGTTGCGCCTAGAGCGTTTGATTGCCGACTTGCTTGATATAAGCCGCTTGCGAGCCGGTGTGGTGGAAATGGAAAAGGAACGTATTTTATTGGAAAATTTGGTAGATGGCGTGGTGCAGTTAGTGCAGAAATTGGCGCAAGAAAAAGGCTTGCTGTTGGAGACCAAACTTTCCGAGGGACTCTTTGTGTATGGCGATGGAGATCGGCTGACGCAGCTGTTGTTGATTCTTCTGGATAATGCTTTGCGTCATACAGAACAAGGGGCCGTTCGTATTGAATCTGGCTATGGCGCAGATGGACGTGCTTTTTTGCGTGTCAGCGATACTGGTCATGGCATTCCGGCAGAAGCGCTGCCTTATATTTGGGAACGCTTTTATAAGGTGGACAAGGCGCACAGCCGCGACGGCGGCGGCACGGGCCTAGGATTGGCAGTAGCCAAAGAAATTATGAATTTGCACGGCATTGATGTGGAAGCGGCCAGTACTGTGGGGGAGGGAACCTCTTTTACTCTGCGGTTTCCTTCGTTGCAGGATTGA